The window TTTATCATTAAGCTTCCTGACTTCCTTAACCAATAGCAGAAATTTTACAGTTCTTGATATATCTTTAAACCCTCTAAATGGCATGCTTCCAGCCTCCATGGGGAACCTTTCGACGTATCTTAGAAAATTTATCGCCAACAGTTGTAAAATCCAAGGGCTAATTCCAAATGAAGTTGGGAACTTAAGCAACTTATTATTCCTTGATCTTTCTGGAAACAACTTGGTTGGATCAATTCCCACAACAATTGGCAACTTGAGAAACCTTCAGCGCTTCAACTTGAGTAACAACAAACTTACAGGATTTGTTGGTGATCATATATGTAAATTGCAGCGTCTGGGTGATATTTACTTGGATCAAAATCGACTTTCAGGATCTCTTCCTAATTGTTTAGGGAATATTACTTCCCTTAGGGAGATACATCTGGGTTCCAACAAATTGAGTTCCAATATACCACCAAGCTTAGGGAACCTTCAAGATCTAGTGGTTCTTGACTTATCGTCAAACAACATGGTAGGCTTGTTACCTCCAGAAATTGGGAATCTAAAGGCTATAACAAAGATGGATCTATCGATGAATCAATTCTCAAATGGAATTCCAAGAGAAATTGGAGGATTGCAAAATCTGGCACACCTTTCTTTGAGACACAACAAGTTGCAAGGATCTATACCTGACTCAATGAGAACCATGGTAGGTTTGGAATTCTTAGACCTTTCTAATAACAATATATATGGAATCATTCCTAAGTCTTTGGAGAAACTTcaaaacttgaa is drawn from Capsicum annuum cultivar UCD-10X-F1 unplaced genomic scaffold, UCD10Xv1.1 ctg52158, whole genome shotgun sequence and contains these coding sequences:
- the LOC107856104 gene encoding LRR receptor-like serine/threonine-protein kinase GSO1, whose protein sequence is EIPKEISHLIELEELDLADNSFNGRLDMDIFNMSGLRVVSLTNNTLSGNLPPNMCSILPNIERFYMSFTNLVGTIPYSISKCSKLTILELSYNKLTGLIPNSLGYLTHLQYLNLGGNNLTSDLSLSFLTSLTNSRNFTVLDISLNPLNGMLPASMGNLSTYLRKFIANSCKIQGLIPNEVGNLSNLLFLDLSGNNLVGSIPTTIGNLRNLQRFNLSNNKLTGFVGDHICKLQRLGDIYLDQNRLSGSLPNCLGNITSLREIHLGSNKLSSNIPPSLGNLQDLVVLDLSSNNMVGLLPPEIGNLKAITKMDLSMNQFSNGIPREIGGLQNLAHLSLRHNKLQGSIPDSMRTM